The proteins below are encoded in one region of Candidatus Omnitrophota bacterium:
- a CDS encoding prepilin-type N-terminal cleavage/methylation domain-containing protein — MRANRAVTLVELLIVVVIFTLTFAALTPLVNKMKERSNIIKCSNNARMVSLGLHMYAADHDETFPGSLTQLYPEYIKKEKIFDCPAGSVRGTTEEASYEYISGLTESSSGTEVILYDKDGNHGKLGRNLVRVNGSVEWVQSTAGKPR, encoded by the coding sequence ATGAGAGCAAATAGGGCGGTAACATTAGTAGAGCTGTTGATAGTGGTGGTTATATTTACACTTACGTTCGCCGCGCTTACTCCGCTCGTCAATAAAATGAAGGAACGATCCAATATTATAAAATGCTCGAATAACGCGCGGATGGTGAGCCTTGGGCTGCATATGTACGCGGCGGATCACGATGAAACATTCCCCGGTTCTTTAACGCAATTATATCCGGAATATATTAAGAAAGAAAAGATCTTTGATTGTCCGGCAGGCTCTGTAAGAGGCACGACCGAAGAAGCAAGTTATGAATATATTAGCGGTCTTACAGAATCTTCCAGCGGGACGGAAGTCATCCTTTACGATAAGGATGGCAACCACGGCAAGCTCGGCCGTAACCTTGTAAGGGTTAACGGCTCTGTGGAGTGGGTGCAGAGCACCGCCGGTAAGCCGAGATAG
- a CDS encoding phosphopantothenoylcysteine decarboxylase produces MIKRILVAAGPTRERIDPVRFISNYSTGVFGYEIAKEAKRRGLTVTLISGPTALKAPSGVKFISVESSLDMRRAVLDEFRKADCVVMTAAVADWRPIYSAKRKIKKSPKKTIELIETPDILAELGAKKRNRIAVGFALETENLERNALKKLKDKNLDLIVANRLAGKSNIFGDKAIDVVTVDKFGNKARIHNKSKKELAGMIIDKALKLGAGNRA; encoded by the coding sequence ATGATTAAAAGAATTCTTGTCGCGGCGGGGCCGACCAGGGAAAGAATCGATCCGGTAAGGTTCATATCAAATTATTCTACAGGAGTATTCGGGTACGAAATCGCTAAAGAGGCGAAACGGCGCGGGCTTACGGTGACGCTTATAAGCGGGCCAACGGCCTTAAAAGCTCCATCGGGTGTAAAGTTTATTAGCGTGGAGAGCTCGCTCGATATGAGGCGCGCGGTTCTCGATGAATTTAGGAAAGCCGATTGTGTCGTGATGACGGCCGCTGTCGCGGATTGGCGTCCGATATATTCCGCGAAGAGGAAGATAAAGAAAAGTCCCAAAAAGACGATAGAATTGATAGAAACTCCGGACATATTAGCCGAGCTGGGCGCAAAAAAGAGAAATAGGATAGCAGTTGGGTTTGCGCTCGAAACCGAGAACCTGGAAAGAAACGCGCTCAAAAAATTAAAAGACAAAAATCTGGATCTTATCGTAGCGAACAGGCTCGCGGGAAAATCTAACATCTTCGGCGATAAGGCAATAGATGTGGTCACTGTAGATAAGTTTGGGAATAAGGCCAGAATACACAATAAGTCAAAAAAGGAACTGGCCGGAATGATTATAGACAAGGCTTTGAAGCTTGGGGCGGGAAATAGAGCATGA
- a CDS encoding flavoprotein — protein sequence MTPKTIIVGVTGSIAAYRACEIVSALKKSLFDVKVILTKEGANFITPLTLQALSGNKVFTDMFEPPQKWEPVHTSLADSASLVLIAPATANVIGKLAGGICDDLLTCVVYATKAPILIAPAMNEKMYNHAILQENIAKLKKVGYSFVGPIKGHLACGHDAIGHISCTEDVVKEVKKLVRR from the coding sequence GTGACGCCAAAAACGATAATAGTAGGAGTTACGGGCAGTATAGCGGCATACAGGGCGTGTGAGATAGTAAGCGCGCTAAAGAAATCGTTGTTCGATGTAAAGGTTATACTTACAAAAGAAGGCGCCAATTTTATTACTCCGCTTACTTTACAGGCGCTGTCGGGCAACAAAGTATTCACCGACATGTTTGAGCCTCCGCAAAAATGGGAACCGGTGCATACATCACTGGCAGACAGCGCGTCATTAGTTCTCATAGCGCCGGCCACCGCAAATGTTATAGGCAAGTTAGCCGGCGGCATATGTGATGACCTTTTAACATGTGTTGTCTATGCTACAAAGGCGCCGATACTAATAGCGCCGGCGATGAACGAAAAAATGTATAATCACGCTATACTGCAGGAAAATATAGCAAAGCTTAAAAAAGTGGGCTATTCATTTGTCGGCCCAATTAAAGGGCATCTTGCGTGTGGCCATGATGCCATCGGCCACATATCCTGTACAGAAGATGTAGTTAAAGAAGTAAAGAAGCTCGTCAGAAGATGA
- the rpoZ gene encoding DNA-directed RNA polymerase subunit omega, whose protein sequence is MQDIPMDKLLDKTHSIYKLTILASRRAIELADGAQKLVDDPVDTKPAHVALDEILAGKVEYKIKEVK, encoded by the coding sequence ATGCAGGACATACCGATGGATAAGCTGCTCGATAAGACGCACTCTATTTATAAACTTACTATCTTAGCCTCACGGCGCGCGATAGAACTTGCCGACGGGGCACAGAAGCTGGTTGATGATCCTGTGGACACCAAACCCGCGCACGTTGCGCTGGATGAAATACTTGCCGGCAAGGTCGAATATAAAATCAAAGAGGTAAAGTGA
- the gmk gene encoding guanylate kinase — translation MHSMREGKLFIVSAPSGCGKTTLCKKLLRHKLNLSHSVSVTTRPPRPGEIEGKDYFFVSLEEFRAMAKRKEFLENEENFGYFYGTPKKFVENLLAKGKNVLLSIDVKGAARISALYPGKSVLIFIMPPTLGVLKKRLESRMTDPAHSISNRLKIAKHEIKYKGRYDYVVVNDRLDTACRKLKNIIKKETLNAGHTDG, via the coding sequence ATGCACTCTATGCGCGAGGGAAAACTTTTTATAGTCTCCGCTCCTTCCGGTTGCGGCAAGACGACCTTGTGCAAGAAGCTCTTGCGGCACAAATTAAATTTAAGCCACTCGGTGTCAGTCACCACTCGTCCTCCCCGTCCAGGCGAAATCGAAGGGAAGGACTATTTTTTCGTCTCGCTGGAAGAGTTTCGCGCGATGGCGAAGAGGAAAGAATTTTTAGAGAACGAGGAGAATTTCGGTTATTTTTACGGAACGCCTAAAAAATTTGTCGAGAACCTGCTGGCGAAGGGCAAGAACGTTCTTTTGAGCATAGATGTAAAGGGCGCGGCCAGGATAAGCGCGCTTTATCCTGGCAAAAGTGTATTGATATTCATAATGCCGCCCACGCTGGGGGTGCTTAAAAAACGGCTTGAATCAAGAATGACCGACCCGGCGCATTCTATATCTAACAGGCTGAAGATAGCGAAGCATGAAATTAAATATAAAGGAAGATACGATTACGTAGTAGTAAATGACAGGCTCGATACGGCCTGCAGAAAGCTCAAAAACATAATAAAGAAGGAGACTCTAAATGCAGGACATACCGATGGATAA
- a CDS encoding YicC/YloC family endoribonuclease, with amino-acid sequence MVRAGGDNSGSLSDEDGEKERRKTCLGIGRGIIVIKSMTGFGKAGVKFKGGEIIVEIKTVNHKFFDASLKLPEVVMPFEDRIKEVLQKKIQRGKVNVSIIYDNKVSKEEIITINKKLAKSYYTGLLSLKKHLGFEDSLGMKDMVALPGVINYEVTQEGLTSLWPKVEKALLLALGRLVVDREKEGHATYRDLCKRVDNIVKMLTEIKSRAHLNIKEYRERFAERVKDLTSGHNIDKGRLEMEVAIFAKNSDISEEIARLKNHLANFKRTMALNGEAGKKIDFIAQELHRETNTIGSKSSDFKISKNVIEIKSEIEKIREQAKNIE; translated from the coding sequence ATGGTTCGAGCCGGAGGAGATAATAGTGGATCTCTATCCGACGAAGACGGCGAAAAAGAGCGTAGAAAAACTTGTTTGGGCATAGGGCGGGGGATAATCGTGATTAAGTCGATGACAGGATTCGGCAAGGCGGGAGTAAAGTTTAAAGGCGGCGAAATAATAGTCGAGATAAAGACCGTTAATCATAAATTTTTTGATGCCAGCCTTAAACTTCCCGAAGTGGTGATGCCGTTTGAGGATAGAATAAAAGAAGTTTTACAAAAGAAGATACAAAGGGGCAAGGTAAACGTAAGTATAATTTACGATAACAAGGTCTCTAAAGAAGAGATAATAACAATAAATAAAAAATTGGCAAAGAGTTATTATACGGGTCTTTTGAGCCTGAAGAAACATCTCGGTTTCGAAGATTCGCTTGGCATGAAGGACATGGTTGCTTTGCCGGGCGTAATAAATTATGAAGTAACACAAGAAGGGCTGACGAGTTTATGGCCGAAGGTGGAAAAAGCCCTGTTATTGGCGCTTGGCAGATTAGTCGTAGACAGGGAAAAAGAAGGCCATGCCACATATCGCGATCTGTGTAAGAGAGTAGATAATATAGTTAAGATGCTTACCGAAATAAAATCCAGGGCGCATCTTAATATCAAGGAATACAGAGAAAGATTTGCCGAGAGAGTCAAAGATTTGACCAGCGGCCACAATATAGACAAGGGCAGGCTTGAGATGGAAGTGGCGATATTCGCGAAAAATAGCGACATATCCGAGGAGATCGCGCGGCTTAAGAATCATCTGGCGAATTTTAAAAGGACGATGGCCCTTAATGGCGAGGCCGGAAAGAAGATAGATTTTATCGCCCAGGAATTGCACAGAGAGACAAATACGATAGGCTCAAAATCGAGCGACTTTAAGATATCAAAGAACGTCATAGAGATAAAGAGCGAAATCGAAAAGATACGCGAACAAGCGAAGAATATAGAATAA
- a CDS encoding nucleoside-diphosphate kinase produces MEQATLVLIKPDGLKKSLTGNILTRLSETKLEIVGARIVKVSQELAENHYIFLKDKPFFPELLRYIMGEYHKKKVMALVYWGEDAIKKVRDICGATNPEEADPVSIRGAYGRITTKGVYENVIHASTNPEESEREIKLWFEPEEIIVDLYPTKTAKKSVEKLVWA; encoded by the coding sequence ATGGAACAAGCCACACTTGTTTTGATAAAGCCGGATGGGTTAAAGAAGTCTCTTACGGGCAATATTTTGACACGCCTTTCAGAGACCAAGCTTGAAATCGTAGGGGCGAGAATAGTAAAGGTTTCACAAGAGCTCGCGGAGAACCACTATATCTTTCTTAAAGATAAGCCGTTCTTCCCGGAGCTGCTAAGGTATATAATGGGCGAGTACCACAAGAAGAAAGTAATGGCCCTGGTATACTGGGGAGAGGACGCGATAAAGAAAGTGAGAGATATCTGCGGTGCGACAAACCCGGAAGAGGCCGATCCCGTTTCGATAAGAGGCGCTTACGGCCGCATAACAACAAAAGGCGTTTATGAAAATGTTATACATGCCTCTACCAATCCGGAGGAATCGGAGCGCGAAATAAAGCTATGGTTCGAGCCGGAGGAGATAATAGTGGATCTCTATCCGACGAAGACGGCGAAAAAGAGCGTAGAAAAACTTGTTTGGGCATAG
- a CDS encoding ParB/RepB/Spo0J family partition protein, which translates to MIEKRALGRGLGALIPPREVVFVDTEKQEKVMNISLKDIKTNKYQPRVQFNEEKLNDLVKSIQEKGVIQPVLVRKSQDGYELIAGERRFRAAKRLNMENIPAIVKEVNDIDMLEIALIENIQREELNPIEEATAFERFVKEFNFTQDKIAQVLGKDKSTVSNIIRLLSLPKKIQDYVSKNSITAGHARALLTLPTENEQYRVCNLIINKGLSVREAEKLVSRRTSGAKKREVKKDAGLDDIANQLQHVLGTRVKICHGKKRGTIQIEYYSVEDLNRILGLITSNKA; encoded by the coding sequence ATGATAGAAAAGAGAGCTTTAGGCAGAGGTCTGGGCGCGCTTATTCCACCAAGAGAGGTAGTTTTTGTTGACACAGAAAAACAAGAAAAAGTTATGAACATCTCGTTGAAAGATATTAAGACAAACAAATATCAGCCGCGAGTTCAATTTAACGAAGAAAAGTTAAATGATCTTGTAAAATCGATACAGGAAAAAGGCGTAATACAGCCCGTACTGGTCAGGAAATCCCAGGACGGCTATGAACTTATTGCCGGAGAAAGAAGGTTTAGGGCGGCGAAGCGTTTGAATATGGAAAATATACCGGCGATCGTGAAAGAAGTTAATGATATAGATATGCTCGAAATCGCCCTGATAGAGAATATACAGCGGGAGGAGTTGAACCCGATAGAAGAAGCAACCGCCTTTGAAAGATTCGTCAAGGAGTTTAATTTTACGCAGGATAAGATAGCCCAGGTTTTAGGCAAGGATAAGTCGACAGTGTCTAATATCATAAGATTATTGTCGTTACCGAAAAAGATCCAGGATTATGTATCGAAAAATTCTATCACGGCAGGGCATGCCAGGGCGCTGCTTACTCTTCCGACGGAAAATGAGCAGTACAGGGTGTGCAACCTGATAATAAATAAAGGGCTGTCTGTCCGGGAAGCGGAAAAATTGGTATCGAGAAGAACCTCCGGCGCTAAGAAAAGGGAAGTTAAAAAAGATGCCGGCCTCGATGATATAGCAAATCAACTGCAGCATGTGCTCGGCACGCGTGTAAAGATATGCCACGGCAAAAAACGCGGAACCATCCAGATAGAATATTACTCTGTGGAAGACCTAAATAGGATATTGGGCCTGATAACATCCAATAAGGCATAG
- a CDS encoding ParA family protein, producing MAKVIALCNQKGGVGKTTTAINLATYLALSGKKTLLIDIDPQGNATSGLGINKHDIKHSVYHLLIDDADPRSIMISTQVNNLFLFPSNLNLTGAEVELVGILGREHKLKKALAGLLNEFDFILIDCPPSLGLLTVNALSAANAVLIPIQCEYYALEGLGQLVNTINLVKENINTGLEVEGVLLTMADYRTNLTNEVINEVKKFFGNKVYTTVIPRNIRLAEAPGFGKPIAMYDKNSIAAKKYEDFANELLGIKKDTHVEQSVDDNIKHNSNDDKELKQISGGEIK from the coding sequence ATGGCAAAAGTAATAGCGCTCTGTAATCAAAAAGGCGGTGTTGGCAAAACAACAACCGCGATAAATCTCGCCACATATCTCGCCTTATCCGGCAAAAAAACACTGTTGATCGATATTGACCCACAAGGCAACGCCACAAGCGGTCTTGGCATAAATAAGCATGATATTAAACATAGTGTTTATCATCTATTGATAGATGACGCGGATCCAAGATCCATTATGATCAGCACCCAAGTCAATAATTTGTTTCTGTTCCCATCCAACCTGAATCTAACCGGAGCCGAAGTCGAATTAGTAGGAATATTAGGCCGTGAGCATAAGCTTAAAAAGGCCCTGGCGGGTCTTTTAAACGAATTTGACTTTATACTGATAGATTGTCCTCCGTCGCTCGGGCTTTTGACGGTGAATGCCCTTTCCGCCGCAAATGCGGTGCTTATACCGATCCAATGCGAATATTATGCGCTCGAAGGATTAGGTCAGTTGGTGAATACTATAAATCTTGTTAAAGAAAATATAAATACAGGCCTGGAAGTCGAAGGTGTTTTATTGACCATGGCCGATTATCGTACCAATCTTACCAACGAAGTTATAAATGAAGTAAAGAAATTTTTTGGTAACAAAGTTTATACTACGGTGATACCGCGTAATATCCGTTTGGCGGAAGCTCCGGGGTTTGGTAAACCCATAGCTATGTATGATAAAAATTCAATCGCGGCAAAGAAGTATGAAGATTTCGCGAATGAATTGTTAGGCATTAAGAAAGACACACATGTTGAGCAAAGTGTAGATGATAATATTAAACATAACTCAAATGATGACAAAGAATTAAAACAAATTAGCGGGGGAGAAATTAAATGA